A region of Paenibacillus sp. JNUCC-31 DNA encodes the following proteins:
- a CDS encoding TetR/AcrR family transcriptional regulator C-terminal domain-containing protein translates to MLRRITPKELLAESLINLAKRNPIQSITVTNITDHCQVSRQMFYYHFSSKYDLIAWIYSDKADKIINQYMEKEPWGRVAGRIVAFIKEDYLYFKKVFDDDTQLSFYNIIFQYTVECHTKHIQKKMGLASLPQDIAFAIQFNAYGGVNVTKDWLENGMKESPTELGELIFSAMPQPIRTYFDNES, encoded by the coding sequence ATGCTTAGAAGAATCACGCCCAAAGAACTTCTGGCTGAATCCTTGATTAATTTGGCCAAACGGAATCCGATTCAATCCATCACCGTTACGAACATCACGGATCATTGTCAAGTAAGCAGACAGATGTTCTATTATCATTTTTCCAGTAAGTACGACCTGATCGCCTGGATCTATAGTGACAAAGCGGATAAAATCATCAATCAATATATGGAGAAGGAGCCTTGGGGACGAGTAGCCGGAAGGATTGTAGCGTTTATCAAGGAGGATTATCTCTATTTCAAAAAAGTGTTTGACGATGATACACAATTATCATTTTATAATATTATTTTTCAATATACGGTCGAGTGTCACACCAAGCATATTCAGAAGAAAATGGGTCTTGCCTCATTACCACAGGATATTGCTTTTGCGATCCAGTTCAATGCCTACGGAGGAGTCAATGTTACCAAGGATTGGCTTGAAAACGGCATGAAGGAATCTCCCACCGAATTGGGAGAATTAATTTTTTCCGCCATGCCTCAGCCTATTAGAACCTATTTTGACAACGAATCGTAG
- a CDS encoding choice-of-anchor I domain-containing protein — MKKRNQWLAVMSMTTILTIGATSYTPMANAANTLEPANDHVVLRTAIQNMQGKVTWDGSKQRVDIQLGGIQAHLPVGTATATINGVKTPLDSKSYIANGTTYVSPKTLNLITNQLILKQNKTGFEQTAAFQMPGGKAEISASTPDGQRLLVTEADNGSISVLDIADLNNINVLKTVSFHDLSAKAEVTSVTVSKDGKYGLAVIRTGDTDTEANKGLLAIVDLTTYKTVKTYELGIGPDSIALSPDGLHAVIAIEDEELNKAADEIDYANAKRPGSIMIVSFAGGNVLEGEITSLPVSLENVAGASYPHDPQPEYVAISPDSKTAAVTLQENNVIAVVDLQTKKISSIFSLGTTSHQADLKDDGIVKFTESLTARYEPDGIAFSADGKYLLTANEGDLGKDEFDDGVKAGGRNIAVWDLQGKRMYDSQNLIDEATAKVGLYPDDRSPNKGSEVENLTVATIEGKTYAAVASERADAILFFDLADPVNPAYLGLIPTAGESPEGIHRVNGRSLFVSADESTGTLSFFAKK, encoded by the coding sequence TTGAAAAAGAGAAATCAATGGCTCGCCGTTATGTCCATGACAACCATACTCACTATAGGAGCAACAAGCTACACGCCCATGGCCAATGCGGCTAACACACTTGAACCTGCTAACGATCATGTCGTACTGCGAACAGCGATACAAAATATGCAGGGAAAAGTCACTTGGGACGGAAGCAAGCAAAGGGTCGATATTCAGCTAGGAGGCATACAGGCACACCTCCCTGTCGGAACAGCCACAGCCACTATTAACGGTGTAAAAACTCCACTGGACAGCAAAAGCTATATCGCCAATGGAACAACGTATGTATCTCCCAAAACGCTAAATCTAATCACGAATCAATTGATCCTGAAGCAAAATAAAACCGGATTTGAACAGACTGCGGCCTTTCAGATGCCCGGAGGCAAAGCTGAAATATCAGCCTCTACTCCTGATGGTCAACGTCTGTTGGTAACCGAAGCGGACAATGGCAGCATTTCCGTGCTGGATATTGCAGACCTGAATAACATCAACGTTTTGAAGACCGTCAGCTTCCATGACCTCTCCGCCAAAGCGGAAGTAACGAGCGTAACGGTATCCAAGGATGGCAAATATGGGCTTGCCGTGATTCGTACAGGCGATACGGACACTGAAGCCAATAAGGGATTGCTGGCGATTGTTGACCTCACAACCTACAAAACCGTGAAGACGTATGAACTTGGCATCGGGCCAGACTCCATCGCGTTGTCACCTGACGGCCTGCATGCAGTTATTGCCATTGAGGATGAAGAACTTAACAAAGCCGCCGATGAGATTGATTATGCCAATGCGAAGCGTCCAGGCAGCATCATGATTGTATCTTTTGCTGGCGGAAACGTACTTGAAGGTGAGATCACCAGCTTGCCGGTATCCCTGGAAAATGTAGCTGGAGCAAGCTATCCGCATGATCCACAACCAGAGTATGTTGCCATTAGTCCGGACAGCAAGACAGCAGCCGTAACGTTGCAGGAGAACAATGTCATTGCCGTTGTTGATCTGCAGACAAAGAAAATCAGCTCGATCTTTTCGTTAGGCACCACTTCACATCAAGCCGATCTGAAAGATGACGGCATTGTTAAATTTACGGAGAGTTTAACCGCTCGTTATGAACCGGATGGTATTGCTTTCTCTGCTGATGGCAAATACCTGCTGACCGCCAATGAAGGTGATTTGGGCAAAGATGAATTTGACGATGGTGTAAAAGCAGGCGGACGCAATATTGCGGTCTGGGATCTGCAGGGCAAGCGGATGTACGACAGCCAGAACCTCATTGACGAAGCAACGGCCAAGGTTGGCTTGTACCCGGATGACCGCAGTCCCAATAAAGGCAGTGAAGTTGAGAATTTGACAGTAGCAACGATCGAAGGCAAGACTTACGCCGCTGTGGCCTCCGAACGGGCAGATGCCATTTTGTTCTTCGATCTTGCTGATCCGGTAAATCCGGCTTACCTCGGGCTTATCCCCACTGCTGGTGAATCGCCGGAAGGTATCCATCGGGTTAATGGGCGCAGCCTGTTTGTAAGCGCGGACGAGAGCACAGGGACACTTAGTTTTTTCGCAAAAAAATAG
- a CDS encoding DUF1697 domain-containing protein yields MIYVALLRGINVGGNNKINMKQLKETFEQAGMLDVVTYINSGNIIFADHQERMNANTELSQILEQAIAVDFSLQIKVMVRNLDEIRTVIQALPDEWTNDATAKSDVMFLWDEVNDISVLDKLPIKPEIGTLLYVPGAILYSVSKEDASKSGMNKLVGSKVYAYMTVRNVNTTRKIYTLMQAAAEK; encoded by the coding sequence ATGATCTACGTTGCTTTGCTTCGTGGTATTAATGTGGGCGGGAATAACAAAATCAACATGAAACAATTGAAAGAAACATTCGAACAAGCGGGCATGCTGGATGTCGTCACATATATCAACTCGGGCAATATTATCTTTGCCGATCATCAGGAACGCATGAATGCGAATACGGAATTATCCCAAATTCTTGAACAAGCCATAGCTGTTGATTTTAGCTTACAGATCAAGGTGATGGTGCGTAATCTGGATGAAATCCGTACTGTTATTCAAGCGTTGCCGGACGAGTGGACCAACGATGCGACCGCCAAAAGTGATGTCATGTTTCTTTGGGATGAGGTGAATGACATTTCCGTTCTGGACAAACTGCCGATCAAACCAGAGATCGGCACACTGCTGTATGTTCCCGGAGCCATTTTGTATTCGGTCAGCAAAGAAGATGCGAGTAAAAGTGGCATGAACAAGCTCGTAGGATCCAAGGTCTATGCCTATATGACGGTTAGAAACGTGAATACCACACGTAAGATCTATACACTAATGCAGGCAGCAGCGGAGAAATAA
- a CDS encoding nuclear transport factor 2 family protein, whose product MDSKTIKNVIVNASMDTANEDARKNMDVIIEFFSLYLGDTDQFYSLWVEDNPAVITPFTTEDVAVLHNSVQEGWDAVKSFFNPIFHDMKGTFDWTIDEFMVGENPNTIITKTRSNIDITANGPWGKDKKIRYNGIYVQIFKFEHNKIKSFEEYYDTALLNKQYS is encoded by the coding sequence ATGGATTCCAAAACAATCAAAAATGTAATCGTTAATGCTTCAATGGACACCGCAAACGAAGATGCCCGCAAAAATATGGATGTCATTATAGAGTTTTTCTCGCTATATCTGGGAGATACAGACCAATTTTACTCCCTGTGGGTTGAGGACAATCCGGCAGTTATCACGCCATTCACCACAGAGGATGTGGCTGTTCTGCACAATTCTGTGCAGGAAGGCTGGGATGCAGTAAAAAGCTTCTTTAACCCGATTTTCCATGACATGAAAGGTACGTTTGACTGGACTATTGATGAGTTCATGGTCGGTGAAAATCCGAATACGATCATTACCAAAACCCGGAGCAACATTGATATTACTGCCAACGGCCCATGGGGTAAGGATAAAAAAATCAGGTATAACGGCATTTACGTGCAAATCTTCAAATTCGAACATAACAAGATCAAATCGTTTGAAGAATACTATGATACCGCTTTGCTAAATAAACAGTATTCCTAA
- a CDS encoding methyl-accepting chemotaxis protein produces the protein MNQIEAVLAAMPFIREATRQDVSISVMDREKFLFFESGKALKYDYKAGDPIADIHRDFKMLKNESKTREHYPAELFGIASDSYFHPIKNEQNEIEAVLCITYSMDTQDQLKKLMNQAGEVTGRLIEGIQHVAAHSEELSATSEEILSNTKRAVEDSSNVNEVVSYIKEISEQTNLLGLNAAIEAARVGEAGAGFGVVATEIRKMSTGTKEATGRIEQSLDAVKKSVLNMEQEIAQISVSSQEQAKLVTEFMNVIDQLNETNHGLRQLVEKITDDAEY, from the coding sequence ATGAATCAAATTGAGGCTGTTTTGGCTGCAATGCCATTTATCCGCGAAGCTACACGTCAGGATGTTTCCATCTCGGTCATGGACCGGGAAAAGTTCCTGTTTTTCGAATCGGGCAAAGCCTTGAAGTATGATTACAAGGCAGGAGACCCAATTGCAGATATACACAGAGACTTTAAAATGTTAAAAAATGAATCCAAGACAAGGGAACATTATCCAGCTGAGCTTTTTGGTATCGCTTCGGATTCCTATTTCCATCCGATTAAGAATGAACAGAATGAGATAGAAGCAGTTCTATGCATTACATACAGTATGGATACCCAGGATCAATTGAAAAAGCTGATGAATCAGGCAGGTGAAGTTACAGGCAGACTGATTGAGGGAATCCAGCATGTAGCTGCTCATTCGGAAGAATTGAGTGCAACTTCGGAAGAAATTTTGAGCAATACGAAACGTGCGGTCGAAGATTCCAGTAATGTGAATGAAGTGGTAAGCTACATAAAAGAAATCTCAGAGCAGACCAATCTGCTTGGCTTGAATGCCGCAATTGAGGCAGCACGAGTCGGTGAGGCGGGGGCAGGGTTTGGGGTTGTTGCCACGGAGATCCGTAAAATGTCCACAGGGACCAAGGAAGCTACGGGACGAATTGAGCAATCTCTTGACGCTGTCAAAAAATCCGTGTTGAACATGGAGCAGGAGATTGCCCAGATTTCAGTTTCTTCACAAGAGCAGGCCAAATTGGTCACAGAATTTATGAATGTGATTGATCAATTGAACGAAACCAATCATGGCTTGCGGCAACTGGTCGAAAAAATAACCGACGACGCCGAATATTAA
- a CDS encoding right-handed parallel beta-helix repeat-containing protein, with protein sequence MLRTVTQYVLALILMLLATGCQDEGSSMPSPESVHTPATKEIYYIAPDGNDQNTGTIQEPWKTLQHAADHANPGSTVYLREGVYHQKVKITRSGNASGNPTLFSSYPQEKVIIDGEGLSANGIEGLIEVEHASYITIQNLEIRNFKTTHRGQVPTGIYVHGAGEHIQILGNIVHSIANDAKPSGPDLQGRDAHGIAIYGTEHPQSLQDIIIKDNELYDLVLGSSESLAVNGNVDTFSILDNTIHDTDNIGIDLIGYEGTSEDDTYDQARNGVIRGNEVYDISSNHNPSYGTELPNDSNSAGGIYVDGGKDHIIDHNRVYRNDIGIEIASEHAGRSTSHITLQDNLIFQNRLTGIAVGGYDEERGSTEDSTIMYNTLVQNDTLGAGNGQLFIQARTKNNSFKRNIVVSGESDVLIYNEYTSNTGNVFDENVYYSPEPQDEALWVWKNREYAGFTSYIEGSGNDAHSLYVNPKFMDEANEDFTLQPNSPAKGNGYMSPE encoded by the coding sequence TTGCTTCGTACAGTCACACAATACGTTCTGGCCCTGATTCTAATGCTTCTCGCAACAGGTTGTCAGGATGAGGGCTCTTCCATGCCTTCACCAGAATCCGTTCATACACCCGCCACCAAAGAAATTTATTACATAGCACCCGATGGAAACGACCAGAATACAGGAACCATTCAAGAACCCTGGAAAACGTTGCAGCATGCTGCCGACCATGCCAATCCGGGCAGTACCGTTTATTTACGGGAAGGGGTATATCATCAAAAGGTGAAAATAACCCGAAGCGGCAATGCCTCCGGCAATCCCACCCTGTTCTCCAGTTATCCACAGGAGAAGGTCATCATTGATGGCGAAGGTCTGTCTGCAAACGGCATAGAGGGTTTGATTGAAGTCGAACATGCCAGCTATATCACGATTCAAAATCTGGAAATTCGCAACTTTAAAACCACACATCGAGGACAAGTGCCTACTGGCATTTATGTTCACGGGGCAGGAGAGCACATTCAAATACTCGGTAACATCGTCCATTCCATTGCAAATGATGCCAAGCCTTCAGGACCGGATTTACAGGGTAGAGATGCCCACGGAATTGCGATTTATGGTACGGAGCATCCCCAATCATTGCAAGACATCATTATCAAGGATAATGAACTGTATGATCTCGTGCTCGGTTCAAGTGAGTCACTCGCAGTCAACGGGAATGTGGATACGTTTTCCATACTGGACAATACAATCCATGATACCGACAACATCGGCATTGATCTAATTGGTTATGAAGGGACTTCCGAGGATGATACATATGATCAGGCTAGAAATGGGGTCATCCGAGGAAACGAAGTATACGATATTTCTTCCAATCACAATCCCTCCTATGGCACCGAGCTTCCCAATGACAGCAACTCGGCTGGAGGCATCTACGTTGACGGTGGCAAAGATCATATCATTGATCACAATCGGGTATATCGCAACGATATCGGAATCGAGATCGCTTCAGAGCATGCCGGACGTTCTACGAGCCACATTACGTTGCAGGATAATCTGATTTTTCAGAACAGACTGACTGGCATCGCTGTAGGAGGCTATGATGAGGAACGCGGCTCCACTGAGGACAGTACGATCATGTACAATACGTTAGTCCAGAACGACACTCTGGGTGCGGGCAATGGGCAGTTATTCATACAAGCCCGGACGAAAAACAATTCGTTCAAGCGGAACATTGTCGTATCCGGCGAATCCGACGTGCTGATCTATAATGAATACACCAGCAATACAGGGAATGTGTTTGATGAAAATGTATACTACTCCCCTGAACCGCAAGATGAAGCGTTATGGGTCTGGAAAAACAGGGAGTATGCTGGCTTCACCTCCTACATCGAGGGATCAGGAAATGATGCTCATTCATTATATGTGAACCCGAAATTTATGGATGAGGCCAACGAAGACTTCACTCTCCAGCCCAATTCACCTGCAAAGGGAAATGGGTATATGAGTCCTGAGTAA
- a CDS encoding MFS transporter — translation MSEINVHATPVTTSVPSVWRNPSFIILFAASGIIALGNQIYELALPLILYELTKSPVTMSTMRGIEFLPNLFLAMFIGVLMDRVHKKWWSIGSIVLQVILLLTVFLFFQYGLPSVHLLYGCGFMLMTLSYAFRNASAGMIKQSVPTPMLTSANAALGFTTTLISIMGATLSGLLLMLSNLYTGLLITAILLAVSCIILLPLRSTPVPRQTSAQSFWLDFMEGWVELRRNHMLLLISITVIFINATAGMVDATVIFYAKDTLQLHNLELGLVLSAAGVGGLIGSLVVNSLRRKYSAGVLIVVTTLLEGFAFLLLFWFHSSYGLAVGLFLSGMFQTVSTICIWTFRQESTPHHMIGRISGITGSLFKLGMPLAIWGSGWISELSNPAAVFGIAALCNVIIFICCRYSALWDRK, via the coding sequence ATGTCAGAAATCAACGTACACGCCACACCTGTCACCACGTCCGTCCCATCGGTATGGAGAAACCCAAGCTTCATCATTCTGTTTGCTGCCAGCGGCATCATCGCTCTGGGCAACCAAATCTATGAATTGGCCCTACCTCTGATCTTATATGAACTCACAAAGTCTCCTGTAACGATGTCCACCATGCGTGGCATTGAATTTCTGCCCAACCTGTTTCTCGCCATGTTCATCGGTGTACTGATGGACAGGGTTCATAAGAAATGGTGGTCTATTGGCTCCATTGTATTACAGGTTATCTTACTGTTAACGGTGTTTCTATTTTTCCAATATGGTCTACCCTCCGTTCATCTGCTCTATGGATGTGGCTTTATGCTAATGACACTGAGTTATGCTTTTCGCAATGCGTCAGCAGGCATGATCAAACAATCTGTACCCACCCCAATGTTAACGTCCGCCAACGCGGCTCTTGGATTCACCACAACGTTAATTTCAATTATGGGTGCAACACTGTCCGGGTTATTGTTGATGTTATCCAATCTGTATACAGGTCTACTGATTACGGCTATTTTACTTGCGGTATCGTGTATCATTTTGCTACCTCTGCGCTCCACACCTGTTCCGAGGCAAACATCTGCTCAGAGCTTCTGGCTCGACTTCATGGAAGGCTGGGTAGAGTTGCGTCGCAACCATATGCTGCTGCTCATTAGCATCACCGTTATCTTCATCAATGCAACGGCCGGAATGGTTGATGCCACGGTCATCTTTTATGCCAAAGACACACTGCAGCTGCACAATCTGGAACTCGGACTTGTATTATCCGCTGCTGGCGTTGGCGGTCTGATTGGAAGTTTGGTAGTAAACTCACTTCGCCGCAAATATTCTGCCGGAGTGCTTATCGTTGTGACCACACTGCTAGAAGGCTTCGCCTTCCTCTTACTCTTTTGGTTTCACTCTTCTTACGGTCTCGCAGTGGGTCTCTTTCTGTCTGGCATGTTCCAAACGGTGAGCACAATCTGCATCTGGACATTCCGTCAGGAGTCCACACCACATCACATGATTGGCCGGATCAGTGGGATTACCGGTTCTCTTTTCAAGCTCGGCATGCCCTTGGCTATTTGGGGCAGCGGCTGGATTTCCGAGCTGTCCAATCCTGCGGCAGTCTTCGGGATTGCGGCTTTATGTAATGTCATTATTTTTATATGTTGCCGTTACAGTGCACTCTGGGATCGAAAATAA
- a CDS encoding sensor domain-containing diguanylate cyclase has product MDNQLDVAPCGYFSIADSGIIQSINQTMLTMLGYERNELLGRHIESTMSVTNKLFFLTYFYPYIQLYGHVDEMYFSFRTSDQQDVPVLLNGVRQSRNGESVIDCVVVIMRKRIEHEKDILNTKTKLQELYQATHEANKELERLHEEYKVKQQALMKVNDQLETMASTDLLTGLKNRRFFQDKMLENLALFRETQRPFSLLVIDIDHFKRINDTYGHPIGDLVLGNLAGLLQSVSRITDVVARYGGEEFVIILADCAGEQAVATAERYRSQVASADWGEYNITVSIGVATVTQEDTDQSLFQKADQALYASKTGGRNRVTLAAEAASSDINPS; this is encoded by the coding sequence ATGGATAATCAATTAGATGTGGCTCCCTGTGGCTACTTCTCGATCGCTGATTCGGGAATCATTCAATCCATTAACCAAACCATGCTGACCATGCTGGGATATGAACGCAATGAGCTGCTGGGACGGCATATCGAGTCCACCATGTCGGTGACCAACAAGCTTTTCTTCCTTACGTATTTCTACCCCTATATTCAGTTATATGGGCATGTGGATGAGATGTACTTCTCGTTTCGCACCAGCGATCAGCAGGATGTTCCGGTTCTTCTGAACGGGGTTCGTCAGAGCCGCAACGGAGAAAGCGTAATCGATTGTGTTGTGGTTATCATGCGCAAGCGAATTGAGCATGAGAAGGATATTTTGAATACCAAAACGAAGCTGCAGGAGTTGTATCAAGCCACCCACGAAGCGAACAAGGAGCTTGAGCGGCTGCATGAAGAATACAAAGTGAAGCAGCAGGCGCTTATGAAAGTGAATGATCAATTGGAGACGATGGCCTCGACGGATTTGCTTACCGGTCTCAAGAACCGCAGGTTTTTTCAGGATAAAATGCTGGAAAACCTGGCACTGTTCCGGGAAACGCAGCGTCCTTTCTCCCTTCTGGTCATTGATATTGATCATTTCAAAAGGATCAATGATACGTACGGACACCCGATTGGAGATCTGGTGCTGGGCAATCTAGCCGGTTTGCTGCAATCGGTGTCAAGGATCACGGATGTGGTGGCGCGATATGGCGGAGAGGAATTTGTCATTATTCTTGCGGATTGTGCCGGAGAGCAGGCCGTGGCTACTGCGGAGAGATACCGTTCACAGGTGGCCTCTGCCGATTGGGGAGAGTATAACATTACAGTGAGTATTGGAGTGGCTACGGTTACGCAGGAAGATACCGATCAGTCTTTGTTTCAAAAAGCGGACCAGGCGCTATATGCCTCCAAAACGGGTGGGAGAAATCGAGTGACACTTGCGGCTGAAGCAGCGAGTAGTGATATTAATCCTTCATAA
- a CDS encoding helix-turn-helix transcriptional regulator, translating to MKNRLEEIRKKNGIKQEELADRLEVSRQTIGSLENGRYNPSIILAFKIARYFDMSIEEIFIYEEEQDDESNQ from the coding sequence TTGAAAAACAGACTGGAAGAAATTCGAAAGAAAAATGGAATCAAGCAGGAGGAACTTGCCGACAGATTGGAGGTGTCCAGACAGACGATCGGATCATTGGAGAACGGTCGTTACAATCCTTCCATTATTCTTGCATTCAAAATTGCCCGTTATTTTGACATGAGCATCGAAGAAATTTTCATTTACGAGGAGGAGCAGGATGATGAAAGCAACCAATAA
- a CDS encoding alpha/beta fold hydrolase translates to MTVDVLVRNNVKVLGSGSQTIIFAHGFGCDQDMWRYIVPSFMDNYRVVLFDYVGSGQSQIDYYDAVKYSSLQGYAQDVLEIMEALNLRDAIFVGHSVSSMIGMLASIQASNYFRHIVMLGPSPRYVNDPPNYYGGFDRRDIDELLEMMQMNFIGWASYLAPIVMQNPERKELTDELEKSFCSRDPHIARQFAEVTFFSDCRDELERASVPTLILQCSDDSIAPVEVGDYLHAHLKNSRLQQMTAKGHYPHLSQPGETSRFIKDYLQSV, encoded by the coding sequence ATGACGGTTGATGTACTTGTACGCAATAACGTGAAGGTACTCGGTTCAGGCAGTCAAACGATTATTTTTGCCCATGGTTTTGGATGTGACCAGGATATGTGGCGTTATATCGTTCCGAGTTTCATGGATAACTATCGTGTCGTTTTATTTGATTATGTAGGCTCTGGCCAATCTCAAATTGATTATTATGATGCTGTTAAATACAGCAGTCTCCAAGGATATGCACAGGACGTGCTGGAGATTATGGAAGCGCTCAACCTGAGAGACGCCATATTTGTCGGGCATTCTGTCAGCAGTATGATTGGCATGCTCGCATCTATCCAGGCATCGAATTATTTTAGACATATTGTCATGTTGGGTCCTTCTCCGCGTTATGTTAATGATCCTCCAAACTATTATGGCGGTTTCGACCGGCGCGACATCGATGAACTGCTGGAAATGATGCAGATGAACTTTATTGGGTGGGCCAGTTATCTTGCTCCGATCGTGATGCAGAATCCGGAACGGAAAGAGCTGACGGACGAGTTGGAGAAGAGTTTCTGCTCAAGAGATCCGCATATTGCCAGACAATTTGCAGAGGTGACGTTTTTCTCGGATTGTCGGGATGAATTGGAGCGGGCTTCAGTGCCTACGCTGATACTTCAATGCTCGGATGACAGCATTGCTCCCGTTGAAGTCGGGGATTACTTGCATGCACACTTGAAGAACAGCAGGCTTCAGCAGATGACCGCGAAGGGGCATTATCCACATCTGAGTCAGCCTGGAGAGACAAGCCGTTTCATTAAAGACTATTTGCAGAGCGTGTAA
- a CDS encoding Hsp20/alpha crystallin family protein, producing MFDLIPFRKRNEDLFGHMLKSFNDMVESPFLSPFGTGSQPFRTDIREEKDKYSVEAELPGIAKEDIDIQVEGNELIIRAKRNEMVEQKDDSNRIIRQERRSGEFIRRFYVDHIDEEHIKARLEDGVLKLEIPKRPGDNQPRRRILID from the coding sequence ATGTTTGATCTGATTCCGTTTCGTAAACGAAATGAAGACCTGTTCGGACACATGTTGAAATCCTTCAATGACATGGTTGAATCCCCATTCCTCTCACCTTTCGGAACTGGCTCCCAGCCATTTCGGACCGACATTCGTGAGGAAAAAGACAAATATTCGGTAGAAGCCGAACTTCCGGGCATCGCCAAAGAGGATATAGACATTCAGGTCGAAGGTAATGAATTGATCATTCGTGCCAAACGTAATGAAATGGTTGAGCAGAAGGATGATTCCAATCGAATCATTCGGCAGGAACGCCGTTCAGGCGAATTTATCCGGCGTTTCTATGTGGATCATATTGATGAGGAGCACATTAAGGCCAGATTGGAAGATGGTGTGCTGAAGCTCGAAATTCCGAAACGTCCTGGAGATAATCAACCTCGCAGACGCATTCTGATTGACTAA